The Halorubrum salinarum genome segment CCGACGATCTCCAGGAGAAGCCACACGACGATGAGCAGTAACACGACCTTCAGCAGGTCGTCGGTGTCGATCTCGGCGCGGTTCATGCTCCGAAGCGACGCGGCAGCGGTAAAAATCCGGTGGGTGTCGGCGGCCGATCGCCGCGAACGGCCCTACGCGATCTTCTCGTACTGCTCGGAGAGCTTCTCGGCGGCCTCGTCGAGCAGCTCGGCCTCGTACTCGTCGAGGTCCCACTCGACGACCTCCTCGACGCCGTTCGAGCCCAGCTTCGCGGGCACGCCGAGAGCGGTGTCGTCGTAGCCGTACTCGCCGTCGAGGACGACCGAGCACGGGAGCACCTCGCCGGTGTCGTTGAGGATGGCCTCGACCGTGTGGGCGACGCCGGTGGCGGGCCCCCACTGCGTGGCGCCCTTCCGGCTGATCACGTCCATCGCGGACTCCTGGAGGTCCGCGAGGATCTCCTCCTTCTCGTCGGCGTCGAACGACGGGTCGCGGCCGTCGACGCGCACCTTCGAGAAGACCGGGGCCTGCGCGTCGCCGTGCTCGCCGAGGATCGTCGCCTCGACGTTCTTGACGGGCGCGTCGAAGCGCTCGGAGAGGACGTAGCGGAAGCGCGCGGAGTCGAGCCGGCCGCCGAAGCCGACCACCTTGTGGCGGTCGCGGTCGCCCGCCTCGTAGAGGTGGCGGTTGAGCAGGTCGACGGGGTTCGAGGTGGTGACGGTGACGAAGTCGTCGTTGTGCTCGGCGATCGACGACCCGATGTCCTCCATGATCGGCGCGTTGTCGCCGGCCAGGTCGATGCGGGTCTGCCCCTCCTTCCGCGGGATGCCGGCCGTGATGACGACGACGTCCGAGCCGGCGGTGTCCTCGTACTCCCCCTGCCGGACGGTCGTGTTCGAGTCGTAGGCGACGCCGTGGTTCGCGTCGGCGGCCTGTCCGATCGTCGTCTCGCGCTGGTCCGGGATGTCGACGAAGACGAGCTCGTCGACCACGTCGCGTAACGCGAGGTTGTAGCCCGCCGCGGCTCCGACGGTCCCCGCCGCACCGATAACGCTGACCTTTGTCATACCGTCTTGATCCGCGACCGGGCGGCGAGTAAACGTTTCGGAACCCCCCAACGTCCGCGAGCGCCGTCGCGAAACCCCTAACTCCCGCGGCGTCGAACCGTCGCCCCGTGCCGACGTTCCGCTACCCGTGTCCGGGCTGTCGGACGACGAACAGCCTCCACGACGCCGACTGCGAGTTCGAGGGCGTGAGCTGGCCGACCGTCGAGAAGGCCTACACGGACCTCCTCTCGGTGCTGTCCGCCGAGCCCGACGGCCTCTCGGAGGCGGCGCTGCGGGACGCGGTCCCCGCCGACTGGGGCGGGCTCCACAAGGCCGCGCTCGGCGCGCTCCGCCGCGACCAGCGCGTCGTCGAGGACGGCGACCGGCTCCGGCTGCTCACCGCCGCGGAGTTCAAGGAGCGCGTCTCCGAGCCGACCCGCGAGCCGATGCGCACCGTCTACGAGCACGGCTCCGTGCCGGGCTGCCACGACAACGCCGTCTTCGCGATGGTGGCGTGGTACGAGATGGTCGGCCTCTCGTGGCCCGAGACCCGCGAGAACGTGATCGAGTGGCTCCGCGAGTCGGGCGCGTGGGACCGCGGCGGCTTCGAGGAGTCGACGCCGGGGGAGCTCGTCGACGCCAAGCGCCACGTGTACGACGAGGGGTACGGCTGGAAGGAGAAGGGCCAGGCCGCGAAGCGCGTCATCGAGCGGCACCTGTAGCGCCGATTTAAGTCGCCCCGCGACCTCTCGCCACCGTGACACACCCGGAAGCCGGCGCCGCGCCGACCGCGGACTCCGACGCAGCCGCCGTCAGTGACGCTGACGCCGCCGACCCGGGGGTCGACGACGGTGCCGACCGCCCCCCGGCCGTCGCCAATCCCCGCCGCGCGCTCGCCGTCGTGATCGGCGTCGTGTTCATCGACCTCGTCGGCTTCGGGATCGTGATCCCCATCCTCCCCTTCTACGTCCGGTCGTTCGGCGTCAGCGACGCCTTCATCGGGCTGCTCGCGGCCTCCTACTCGCTCGCGCAGTTCGTCGCGGCGCCCACGCTCGGCCGGCTCTCCGACCGGGTCGGGCGCCGCCCCGTCCTCCTCGCGTCGCTCGCGGCCGCCGCCGTCGCGTGGGTGACGTTCGGCTACGCCGGCTCGGCGGGCGCGCGCTTCGGCCCCGTCGCCGCGCTGGCGGTGCTGTTCGCCTCCCGCACGCTCGCCGGCGCGATGGGCGGCAACATCGCCGCCGCGCAGGCGTACGTCGCCGACATCACGCCCCGCGACCGGCGGGCGGGCGCGCTCGGCCTCGTCGGCGCGTCGTTCGCGCTCGGGTTCGTCTTCGGGCCGGCGATCGGCGGCCTGCTCGCCGCCGACGCCGTGGTGGCCCGCGCCGACGCGCTCTTCCCCGCGTTCGTCCCGGCGACGCCGTACTCCCTGCCGAGCTTCGCGGCGGCGGGGATGAGCCTCCTCGCGGTCGCCGTCGGGTTCCTCCTCCTCGAAGAGCCGGCGCGGACGCGACCCGCGGGTGACGCGGCGAGCGCCCGCACCACCGCGGTCGGCCAGTTCCGCGACGCACTCGCGTCCGCGTCGCTCCGGCCGCTGACGGTCGCGTACTTCGTCGTCGCCGTCGCGTTCGCGGGCGTTCAGGTGATGTTCATCCCGTACGTCGCGGACGCGTTCGGCTACGACGCGACGGCCGCGGCGTTCCTGCTCACCTACGTCGGCGTCCTCGGCGCCGTGAACCAGGGCGTCGTCGTCGGCCGGCTCTCGCGGGTCGTCTCCTCGCGGACGCTCGTCGCCGTCGGAGCGGTCGTCCTCGCCGGCGCGCTCGCCGCGATCCCCGCGACCGGGCTCGTCGACCGGGCCGCGGGCGGGGTCGCTCTCGGCGGCCCGCGGTGGCTCACGCTCCCCCTGCTCGCGCTGCTCGCCGCGCTCGCGGCGCTCTCGCTCGGCAACGCCCTCGTGAACGTCTCGCTGGCGACGCTCGTCTCCGCGTCGGCCGACGACGCCGACCAGGGGGCCGCCTTCGGGGTGACGCAGGGCGCGTCGAGCCTCGGGCGGACCGTCGGCCCGCCGTTGATGGCGGTGCTGTACACGGTCGCCGTCGCGTCGCCGTTCCTGATCGGCGCGCTGCTCCTCGCGCCCGTGGCGGTCGCGTTCGGGCGACGGACCGGGTGAGGGCCCGTCGAGGCGGCGGCGAGCGGCCGTCCCGCCTCCGCACGACAGTTTTACGCCCACCGTCGCCGTCGTACCTCGCACATGGCCCTCGACCTCGTCCCCGCCTGGCCCGCCGTCGGATCCCTCGCGGGCGGGGCGGGGGCAGTCGCGCTCGCGTGGGCGATCCGCGAACACCGCGGCCGCCCCGGCGTCGACTGGTTCCTCGGCGTCTTCGCCGCGCAGGCGACGTGGTGCGTCTCCTACGGCGTCGGCCTGCTGGTCGCTGACCCGGCCGTCCGCGCCGCGCTGGAGGCGACGATGTGGCTGGGCGTGATCTGGACCGGGATCGCCTTCCTCGGCTTCGCCCTGGAGTACACCGGCCGGAGCGACGTGGTCCGGAGCCGCCTGTTCGGCGCGATCGCCGGCTTCGGCCTCCTCTCGTCCGCGCTCGTCGCCACGAACCCCCTCCACGGCGCCTTCTGGACCGACCTCTCGCGCGCCCCCGTCCTCGGCGTCGAGACCGTCTCGTACGCCTTCGGTCCGTGGGCGTACCTCACCGTCGCCGTCGAGACCGTCCTCGTCGCCAGCGCGGTCTTCCTCCTCGTCGACACGCTGCTCAGCTACGGGCCGCTGTACCGCCGCGAAAGCGCGGCGGTCGCCCTGAGCTCGCTGCCGCCCGGGTTCGCGCTCGTCGCGTGGACGCTCCAGCTCGGCCCGGTCCCGCAGCTCCAGCTCGCGCCGGTGATGTTCGTCCCGCACATGGTCCTCGACGCGTACGCGTTCGACCGCGCGGAGATGTTCGACCGGAACCCGACGACGAGCCGCGCCGCCGAGCGCACGGCGATCGACGACCTCCGGGACCCCATCGTCGCGCTCGCGCTCGACCGCCGCGTCGTCCGGCTCAACCCCGCCGCGGAGACGGTGCTGGGCGTCGACGCCGAGACCGCCCGCGACCGCCCCCTCGCCGACTTCCTCGACCCTCCCGTCGGGGTCGGCGACGGGGCGGACGGCGCCGAGGCGGACGACGGCTCCCGCGAGACCGTCGAGGTCGACCCGGACGGCGCCGCCGGCCGCCGCACGTACGCGGTGTCGGTCTCCCGGCTGACGGACCCGAACGGGACGCACGTCGGGTACACGGTCGTCCTCTCGGACGTGACCGAACGCGAGCGCCGGCGGCAGCAGCTGGAGGTGCTGAACCGGATCCTCCGCCACAACCTCCGCAACGACGCCGGCGTCGTCCACGGCTACGGCGAGATCCTCCGCGACAGCCTCGACGACCCGGAGCTGGTCCGGATGGCGGACGCCGTCGAGCGGCGCGCCGGCGCGCTGGCCGCCCTCGGCGAGAAGGCGGGCACCGTCGAGCGGCTCCTCGCCGACAGCGACCCCGCGGCGACCGACGTCCGCGACCTCGTCCGCGCGGTCGTCGCCGACGCCCGCGACCGCGACGACGCGGCGACGGTCGAACTGGCCGTCGCCGAGGGCGACGGCGACTGGCTCACGCATCTCAGGCCCGACGCGCTCCGCGCGGTCGTCGAGAACACCGTGGAGAACGCCGTCGACCACCACGACGGCGAGGGCACCGAGCGCGATGACGGCGGGGCATGGGTGCGCGTCTCGCTCCGCCGAGCGGGCGGCGCGACGGGCGAGTCCGAGGGCGACGACCCCCGCTTCGTCCTCACCGTCGCGGACGACGGGCCCGGGATCCCCGACCACGAGGTCGAGGCGGTCGAGTCCGGGCGGGAGACCGCCCTCGAACACGGGTCGGGGCTGGGGCTGTGGGTCGTCGCGTGGGGCGCCGCCGCGGTCGGCGCCGAGGTGGAGTACGCCGAGCGGGAACCGCGGGGGACGCGGGTGACGGTGTCGATCCCGGTGGTGGACGGCGAGTGAGTCGGGTCGAAAAACGAGATCGCTACTCCTGCCGAAGCGGCAGAATTCGGGCGCGCTAGTCGCTCTGAATGCGAGGGGCTAGCATATACGTTGCCTGTCCGAGCCCCTCGGCGAAGCCGTAGTGGAGCTTGACGGGGAACTCCTCGCCGAGCTCGACGGTGACCTCGGCGTCGGAGGGGATCGCCTTGTTCATGTCCTTGAGGTAGTCGAGGCTGAACAGCGAGTCGGCCGGGCCGGCGGTGAGCGCGATGAGGTCCTCGCGGTCGAGCTCGAGGTTCACGTCGTCGGTGTCGCCCTCGGCCTCGATGAAGAACGCCTCGTCGGTCTCGTCGACGCGGAGGCGGATGTGGTCGGAGACCATGTCGGCGGCCTTAATCCCGCGGTCGAGCTGGGCGCCCTCGACGACGATCTCGGAGGCGAGATCGAGGTCCGGGATGTCCGGCTCCTGGCGGATCGAGTCGGGGTCGATGAGCGCGAGGGTGTAAGAGAGGCCGTCGATCTCGATGTGGAGCTTGCGGGTCTCCTCGTCGAGTTCGAGGTGGATCAGGTCGCCGGAGTTGGCCATGCCGGCGATGTCTTCTAAGCGCGCGAGGTTGACGCCGATGACGCCGCCGTCCGCGTCGTACGACTCGAACGCGGCCGCCTCCAGCGTGAGGTCGACCATGCCGACGTTGGCGGGGTCGACGGCCCGGATGGAGAGCTCCTCCTCGTTCAGGCGGATCTTACACTCGTCGACCAACACGCTCACCGAATCGAGCGCGTCCTGAAACGTCGACGCGCCCACGATGGCCTTGAACATATACGTTCAGCTTGGGCGGTATCACCTAAAAAGGCACCCGATCGGAGCGGCGACCGCCGGCTCAGAGCGACCTGATGAGGCGGGCGACGACGACCGCGAGCGTGACGACGGTCCGCCACAGTCGGAGTCGTTCGAGCCGGTATTCGCGCCGTTCGGCGTCGTCCGACTCGTCGCTCCCGCCGCCCGCTTCGCGGTCGCACTCGGGCCCGGCGTCCCCGCCGGGGTCGTCGGGCGGCGGATCGGTCGCTCGGTCCGGCTCGGCTCGGGCGCTCCGATCGGCCGAGTCGCGCTTCGGCGGCTCGCCGCGCTCGGTCGGGATCGGTTCGGCGTCGGTGCGTTCGGTCGCCGGCAGCGGCTCGTCGGGCATGGTGTGTCTCGGCCGCGTCGGGCCGTACGCGACGATACGGAGTTAATTTATAAATAAACGAGCCGAACGCAAGGCGGAACTGAAACTCGTCCGGACGGGACGCATATCGGTCGGCCCGCCCCGTTCTCAGACCAGCGGCTCGACGAGGTCCCGCCCCTCGTCGAGGAGCTCGTCGACGGCGGCCTCGGAGTCCGCCTCGGCGTACACGCGCAGCTTCGGCTCCGTGCCCGAAGGGCGGACGAGCAGCCACGAGCCGCTCTCCAAGAGGAGCTTGAACCCGTCGAGGGTGACGACCTTCGCGACGGGCGAGCCGCAGACGGACTCCGGGATGTGGTCCTCCAGCTCGTCGAGGACGCCCTCCTTCCGGTCGTCGGGGCAGTCGAGGGACATCTTCCCGGCCGCGATGTGGCCGTGCTCGTCGAGCAGGCGGTCGACGCGCGCGTCGAACGGCTCTGCGGCGTGGGTCGCGGCCGCGAGCAGCGCCATCAGCACGCCGTCCTTCTCGCGGACGTGGCCGCGGAGGGTGAACCCGCCCGACTCCTCGCCGCCGAACAGCGCGTCGTGCTCGCCCATCGCCTCGGCGACCCACTTGAAGCCGACCGGCGTCTCGTACACTTCCTCGCCGTGCGCCTCCGCGATGCGGTCGACGAGGAACGTCGTCGAGACGGTGCGGACCGCGGGCCCGGAGTCGGCCTCCAGCAGGCGGTCGTAGCAGGCGGCGTAGAAGAGGTTCGCGTCGAGGACGCCGCGGTCGGGCGTGACGACCGCGATCCGGTCGGCGTCGCCGTCGTTGGCGACCCCCAGGTCCACGTCGCTGTCGGGGTCGGTGACGCGGTCGGCCAGTTCCCCGAGGTGCTCGGCCGAGGGCTCGGGGGAGTCGCCGCCGAACGTCACGTCGCGCTCGCAGCGCAGGCGCACGACCTCCGCGCCCGCGGATTCGAGCAGCGCGTCGGTGACGCCCCGCCCGCTCCCGTGCATCGCGTCGTACGCGACCGTGAGCCCGGTGAGGTCGACGCCGCCTCCCGCTCCGGCGAGGTTCCCAACCACCTCGCGGGCCGCGTCGGCGTGGTCGCTCACGAGGTCGACGCGCTCGACGTCGCCCCGCTCGGCCTCGGGCAGCAGGACCGGCTCCGCGAGCCGGTCGACGACGTCCTCGGTCACGTCGGGGAGCGCGGGCGCGCCGTCGTGCGGGATGAACTTCACGCCGTTGTACTCGGGCGGGTTGTGCGAGGCGGTGACCATACACGCGCCGGCGAGCCCGCGGGAGACGATGGCGTGGGCGATGACCGGCGTCGGCGCGTCGCGCTCGGGTAGGATTACGTCGAAGCCGTTGCCGGCGAGCACCTCGGCGAGGCTCTCGGCGAAGCCCTCCGAGGTCTCGCGGGCGTCGTACCCCACGGCGACCGGTTCGTCGCGACCGGCCGCCTCGAGGTGGTCGGCGACCGCCTGCCCGACGATCCGCACGCGCTCGTCGGTGAAGGTGTCGAGCGTCGCGCGCCAGCCGTCCGTGCCGAAGGCAATCTCGTCCATACCGGCCACGTCGACGGCGAGGGCAATAATGCCCCGTGCCGGTCGCGAGGCTTGCGACGGGCCCGGCGATCGGCGGAGCGCGGTGAGGCCCCGGCGGCTCCGTCGATCGACCGCGTTTTTGTGGCCGGACCTCGAACCCGCTGTATGACCCGAATCGTCGCCGTCTCCGGCAGCCGGAGCGCGGACAGCACCACCCGGGCCGCGCTCCGCGTCGCGCTCGACGCCGCGGCCGACGCCGGCGCGGAGACCGACCTGATCGACCTCGCGGCCGTCGACCTCCCGCTGTACCACCCCGACGAGGACGCGCAGGGCGACAGCGAGGCCCTGAAGCGCCGCGTCCGCGAGGCCGACGGCGTCCTCGCCGGCACGCCCGTCTACCGCGGCTCCTACTCGTCGACGTTCAAGAACTTCCACGACTTCTGCGGCTCCGACGAGTACGCGGACACGGCCGTGGGGCTGCTCGCGACCGCCGGCGGCGGCTCCTACGGCGGGACCTTGGAACACCTCCGGTCGACGTTCCGGAACGTCCACGCGTGGACCGTCCCTCACGAGGTCGGGATCCAGGGCGCCTCCTCGAAGGTCGAGACGGCGGCGGCCGCCCCCGACCGCGGGCCGCGGATCACCGACGAAGACCTCCGCCGGCGCACCGAGCGGCTCGGACGGGTCGTCGTCGAACACGCCGAGCGCATGCGGGAGTGAGAGTGGCGCCGAACGCCTCGGGACCGACGACGAGCCGTTCCTGCTGGACATTCGACCCGAGTCGGACTACGGGCGTCGCGCGATCGACGGGAGCCTGAACGTGCCCGTGTACGACGACCTCCGGCGCGGCGACGACGACGCGCTCCGCGGCCGGCTCGACGGGATCCCCGACGACCGCGAGGTGGTCACCGTCTGTAAGATGGGGATCGTCGCCAAGCGCGCGACTCGCGTGCTCGACGAGGCGGGCTACGAGGCGTCGACGCTCGCCGGCGGCATGAGCGGCTGGAACGGGTACCAGCGCGGGTCGCTCGGCTACAGGCTCCGGTCGCTGTGGTGGCGGCTGCGAGGGTGACGGCGCGCGGTCGCGGCACTCGGGCGCCGGAACCCGCCGCCCTTTTGCCCGCCTCGCGCCTACGGCGCCCATGACCGAACCGGGTGACGACGACCGTGTCCGCTAACCGGAAGGGGGACCGCCGCGAGCGCGAGCTGGTGAACGCCTTGGACGAGGCGGGGTTCGCCGTGATGCGCGCGCCGGCCAGCGGCTCCGCCACGGAGCGCGAGCTGCCCGACGTGCTCGCTGGCGACGGCGAGACGTTCTACGCCATCGAGGCGAAGTCGAGCGCGGGCGACCCCATCTACCTCACCGGCGAGGAAGTGGAGGCGCTCCTCTTCTTCGCGCGGAACTTCGGCGCGAAGGCCCGGATCGCGGTCCGGTTCGACCGGGAGGACTGGTACTTCTTCCACCCGGGCGACCTCTACACCACCGACGCCGGGTCCTACCGGGTGAAGAAGGAGAAAGCCCTGGCCGACGGCACCGACTTCCCCGAGTTCGTCGGCGAGACGGAGAAGGTGACGCTCGGCGAGGTCGGCGGGGGCGACGGCGACGCGGACGAGGTCGATCCCGAGACCGAGGAGCGGCGGGCGATCCTAGAGGCCGTCCGCGACGGCCACATGCCGGTCGAGGACGCGCTCGACGTGCTGTAGCGCGGCGGACCTCCCCCGCCCCGCGACCCCCTCGCTTATCCCTCGCCGCGTCGAACTCCGGGACGAATGAGCGAGGACTTCGGCCTGCTCGAACCGGCGGACCAGCCCGGCGACGAGTGGGAGCAGCTCGACGTCTCCGACACCGAGGCCGACCGGATCGCCCGGCGGCAGGACCGCGAGTTCGACGAGTTCCGCAAGCGGATCAAAGACACCGAGCAGTTCAAGCTCCAGGAGTCGGTCTTCGACGACGCCACGCTGGCGGCGGTGTACAAGCTGGTCCAGGACGGCTACGTCGACGCCTTCGGCGGGCCGGTGTCTACGGGGAAGGAGGCGAGCGTCTTCGAGGCGCTCGGTGGGCAGGCCGGCGAGCGGCCGGAGCCGGGGTCCGAGGCGGCCGGCGGCGGCCCCGAGGGCGTCACGCCCGAGCGCGAGGTCGCGGTGAAGGTGTACCGGATCAACTCCTCGAACTTCCGGCAGATGCGCGAGTACCTGGAGGGCGACCCGCGCTTCGAGGGGATCGCGAGCGACAAGAAGGCGGTCGTGCTCGCGTGGACCCGCAAGGAGTTCGCGAACCTCGAACGCGCGCGGCAGGCGGGCGTCCGGGTCCCCGAACCGATCGCGGTCCAGCGGAACGTCCTCGTGATGGAGCTGGTCGGCCACGCCGAGGACCGCGCCCGGCGGCTGAGCGAGGTCGACGTGGAGAACCCCGAGACCGCCTACGAGGTCGTCCGCGAGTACATGCGCCGCCTGTACGGCGCCGGGCTGATCCACGGCGACCTCTCGGAGTACAACATGATCATCCACGAGGGCGAGCTGGTGATCATCGACCTCGGGCAGGCGGTGACGGTCCACCACCCCAACGCCGGCGAGTTCCTGACGCGGGACTGCGAGAACGTGGCGACCTTTTTCACGCGACAGGGGATCGACGTCGACCCCGACGACCTGCGCGCGTACGTGACGGAGCCCGAGCCGGACCCGACGGGTGAGCCGGGAGCGGACGGCGAACCGGAGCCGGACGGCGAACCGGAGTCGGGCGAAGGGGCGACCGAGTAGACCGACGCCGGCTCCGCCGCAAGCGGCCGAAGACCACCGCCACGCGGCCACACACCGGCCGCGGCGGAACACGCTTAAAAGGCTCCGCCGGGTATCCCGTGGCATGCAACACGTGACGGTTCCGCAGGACCGTATCGGCGTCGTCATCGGCGCCGGCGGCGAGACGATGCGGGAGATCGAAGAGCGGGCGAACGTGCGGCTCGACATCGACTCGGAGTCGGGGAGCGTCGCCATCGAGGAGCGCGACGACCCGGTCGCGGCGATGGTGGCCCCCGACGTGATCAAGGCGATCGGCCGCGGCTTCAAGCCGGAGACGGCGCTGTCGATCCTCGACCACGACCTCCGGACGCTCGATCTCATCGACCTCTCTGAGCATACCCGAAACGACAACGACCTCCAGCGCAAGAAGGGCCGGATCATCGGCGAGAACGGGCGCACGCGCGAACTGATCGAGGAGCTGTCGGGGGCGAACGTCGTCGTCTACGGCTCGACCGTGGGCGCCGTGGGCCAGCCCGAGGAGCTGGAAGTGGTCCGACGGGCGGTCGGGATGCTGCTCGACGGCGCTCCGCACGGCGCGGTGTACTCGTACTTGGAGCGGATGTCGAACGAGCTCGACGACGACGTGAGCTTCAACGCGCCGCAGTAAGCGAACGGACTTCCCGGCGTTGCGGTCGGTTTCGCCGTCGCTGTTCGTTTATAAATCGTCGTTGCCACTACGACGAACACCGCCAAAGCCCCAGTCGCGAGGCCGGAGTACGCTCGTTGCGCTCCTCGCTCGCTTCGCTCGCTGCGGTGCTTACGTCGCCTACTCCGGCCTCGCGACTGCCCCTCTGAGTCCCATCCGACCGCCACCGCAACCTCACCTCACGCCTCCCCAGCCTCGTCGCTGGCACCCTCCGCTTCGCTCCGGGAGCCAGCGACTCCCTCGCGCGTGCGGTTCGCGGCCTGCCGGCCGCTCACCGGCACGCGCCACCGCCGTTCGTTTATAAATGACCACCGGCCAGCAGTCGATCTGGAGTTCTATATAAAGGGGCGTGTGAACGCACCTCATACCGGCGGATAATCCCCTTTCGTGTTGCGGTTTCGCACGATACGAGCGAAGGGTTTATATAGAATCACAAACAATCAAAGGTTGATTATGTCTCAGCGACAGCGGATGGGCAACCAGCCCATGATCGTACTTTCCGAGGAGTCGCAGCGCACGTCCGGCAAGGACGCGCAGAACATGAACATCACGGCCGGGAAGGCTGTCGCGGAGTCCGTCCGCACGACGCTCGGCCCGAAAGGGATGGACAAGATGCTCGTCGACTCCGGCGGGTCCGTCGTCGTCACGAACGACGGCGTCACCATCCTGAAAGAGATGGACATCGACCACCCGGCGGCCAACATGATCGTCGAGGTCTCCGAGACGCAGGAGGAGGAGGTCGGCGACGGCACCACCTCCGCGGTCGTGGTCGCCGGTGAGCTCCTCGACCAGGCCGAGGAGCTCCTCGACCAGGACATCCACGCGACGACCCTCGCGCAGGGGTACCGTCAGGCCGCCGAGAAGGCCAAGGAGATCCTCGACGAGGAGGCCATCGACGTCTCCGCCGACGACCGCGACACGCTCGTCCAGATCGCCGAGACGGCGATGACGGGCAAGGGCGCGGAGAACTCCAAGGACCTCCTCGCCGAGCTCGTCGTCGACGCCGTCCTCGCGGTCCAGGACGACGACGGCATCGACACGGAGAACGTCTCCGTCGAGAAGGTCGTCGGCAGCTCCATCGACGAGTCCGAGCTCGTCGAGGGCGTCATCGTCGACAAGGAGCGCGTCGACGAGAACATGCCCTTCGCGGTCGAGGACGCCGACGTCGCGCTGTTCGACGGCGCCATCGAAGTGAAGGAGACGGAGATCGACGCCGAGGTCAACGTCACGGACCCCGACCAGCTCCAGCAGTTCCTCGACCAGGAGGAGGAGCAGCTCCGCGAGATGGTCGACCACCTGACCGAGATCGGCGCCGACGTCGTCTTCGTCGGTGACGGCATCGACG includes the following:
- the rio1 gene encoding serine/threonine-protein kinase Rio1, with product MSEDFGLLEPADQPGDEWEQLDVSDTEADRIARRQDREFDEFRKRIKDTEQFKLQESVFDDATLAAVYKLVQDGYVDAFGGPVSTGKEASVFEALGGQAGERPEPGSEAAGGGPEGVTPEREVAVKVYRINSSNFRQMREYLEGDPRFEGIASDKKAVVLAWTRKEFANLERARQAGVRVPEPIAVQRNVLVMELVGHAEDRARRLSEVDVENPETAYEVVREYMRRLYGAGLIHGDLSEYNMIIHEGELVIIDLGQAVTVHHPNAGEFLTRDCENVATFFTRQGIDVDPDDLRAYVTEPEPDPTGEPGADGEPEPDGEPESGEGATE
- a CDS encoding KH domain-containing protein, whose product is MQHVTVPQDRIGVVIGAGGETMREIEERANVRLDIDSESGSVAIEERDDPVAAMVAPDVIKAIGRGFKPETALSILDHDLRTLDLIDLSEHTRNDNDLQRKKGRIIGENGRTRELIEELSGANVVVYGSTVGAVGQPEELEVVRRAVGMLLDGAPHGAVYSYLERMSNELDDDVSFNAPQ
- the thsA gene encoding thermosome subunit alpha, with translation MIVLSEESQRTSGKDAQNMNITAGKAVAESVRTTLGPKGMDKMLVDSGGSVVVTNDGVTILKEMDIDHPAANMIVEVSETQEEEVGDGTTSAVVVAGELLDQAEELLDQDIHATTLAQGYRQAAEKAKEILDEEAIDVSADDRDTLVQIAETAMTGKGAENSKDLLAELVVDAVLAVQDDDGIDTENVSVEKVVGSSIDESELVEGVIVDKERVDENMPFAVEDADVALFDGAIEVKETEIDAEVNVTDPDQLQQFLDQEEEQLREMVDHLTEIGADVVFVGDGIDDMAQHYLAQEGILAVRRAKSDDLKRLARATGGRVVSNLDDIETDDLGFAGSVAQKDIGGDERIFVEDVEEAKSVTLILRGGTEHVVDEVERAIDDSLGVVRTTLLDGKVLPGGGAPEAELALQLRDFADSVGGREQLAVEAFADALEVVPRTLAENAGLDPIDSLVDLRSRHDGGEFGAGLDAYTGDVIDMEAEGVVEPLRVKTQAIESATEAAVMILRIDDVIAAGDLKGGSTDDGGDDGGPGGAPGGMGGGMGGMGGMGGAM